The proteins below come from a single Miscanthus floridulus cultivar M001 chromosome 1, ASM1932011v1, whole genome shotgun sequence genomic window:
- the LOC136504437 gene encoding probable protein S-acyltransferase 22, translated as MRKHGWQLPYHPLQVVAIAVFSALGFAFYVFFVPFVGTKPFQIAAMAIYTPLITCVVVLYIWCAATNPGDLGIFDSTKNLKLHKYEKHSYVNSDQGINHGGRPLSETFGTADNSEKLSSMLERKDSPSWPRFSGILSLVCLPFSCLCKRCLHSDSQPSEQKMCEEGMFFCSLCEAEVLKNSKHCRVCDKCVDGFDHHCRWLNNCIGKRNYKGFFALMASAVILLVMQWLSGALVLILCIVKRGEFSRQVVTKLGSSFSTVAFVIVVATCTILAMVATVPLVQLLCFHILLVKKGISTYDYIIALREQEDQQEVPGHQSPQMSIISSVTGFSTASSFGPLHRGSWCTPPRLFLEDQFDAIPPKVGISQNSGSKKTKEEEGARRKTGAVKISPWTLARLNADEVSKAAAEARKKSKILKPIAKHGAPDNGSKPDHMPSYKRRLDRRGFPAELSLDPLATLSASGTESNYSDTATEICGSLAPLQLEARSAFQPSTAASTRNVASSPESSFDSPDLHPFCTSSATADEIQGAMTHSAHKGIEFKRSPSDGYEASGGEDSDHIPSRIVHRSSNWGNVFLNSSQGGPPADLLTTSSEGFVANANVFLNSDS; from the exons ATGAGGAAGCACGGGTGGCAACTGCCTTACCACCCTCTCCAG GTGGTTGCGATAGCCGTGTTCTCGGCACTGGGCTTCGCCTTCTATGTCTTCTTCGTGCCGTTCGTGGGGACGAAGCCGTTCCAGATTGCGGCCATGGCTATCTACACTCCATTG ATTACTTGTGTTGTTGTGTTATACATATGGTGTGCAGCAACAAATCCTGGAGACCTGGGCATTTTCGATTCAACGAAGAATTTGAAGTTACATAAGTATGAAAAGCACTCCTATGTAAATTCGGATCAGGGAATTAATCATGGAGGAAGGCCATTAAGTGAGACTTTTGGTACTGCTGATAACAGTGAGAAGCTGAGCAGCATGCTTGAGAGGAAGGATTCGCCTTCTTGGCCCAGATTTTCTGGAATTCTTTCCCTGGTTTGTCTCCCATTCTCTTGCCTTTGCAAACGATGCCTCCATTCAGACAGTCAACCTTCAGAACAGAAAATGTGTGAAGAAGGCATGTTTTTCTGCAGCTTATGCGAAGCAGAG gttctGAAGAACAGTAAGCATTGTAGAGTGTGCGACAAGTGTGTTGATGGATTCGACCATCACTGCAGA TGGCTTAACAATTGCATAGGGAAAAGGAACTACAAAGGTTTCTTCGCTCTAATGGCTTCTGCAGTTATCCTG CTTGTGATGCAGTGGTTGTCGGGGGCACTTGTGTTGATTCTCTGTATTGTGAAGCGAGGAGAATTCTCTAGGCAGGTTGTCACAAAGTTGGGAAGCAGCTTCTCAACTGTGGCTTTTGTAATTGTTGTG GCAACCTGCACCATtttagcaatggttgcaaccgtGCCACTTGTCCAGCTTTTATGTTTTCATATTCTTCTTGTCAAAAAG GGAATTAGCACATATGATTACATCATAGCTTTGAGGGAGCAGGAGGATCAACAAGAGGTTCCTGGACACCAAAGTCCACAGATGTCTATTATTAGTTCTGTTACTGGTTTTAGCACAGCCAGTTCTTTTGGACCTCTTCATCGTGGTTCATGGTGCACTCCACCAAGATTGTTCCTGGAAGACCAG TTTGATGCCATTCCTCCAAAGGTCGGCATTTCACAGAATTCAGGCAGTAAGAAAACCAAGGAAGAGGAAGGAGCAAGGAGAAAAACTGGAGCAGTGAAAATCAGTCCATGGACATTGGCACGGCTAAATGCAGATGAAGTTTCAAAGGCAGCCGCGGAGGCAAGGAAGAAATCCAAAATCCTGAAACCAATTGCAAAACATGGCGCCCCAGACAATGGCAGTAAACCAGATCATATGCCCAGCTACAAGAGACGACTAGATAGAAGAGGTTTCCCTGCTGAGCTCTCTCTTGACCCACTTGCAACTCTATCTGCGAGCGGCACTGAAAGCAACTACAGCGACACAGCAACAGAAATTTGTGGCAGTTTAGCCCCATTACAGCTCGAAGCAAGAAGTGCTTTCCAACCTAGTACTGCAGCATCCACAAGAAATGTTGCTTCATCGCCTGAAAGTAGCTTTGACTCGCCTGATCTCCACCCCTTCTGCACTTCCTCAGCCACAGCTGATGAGATACAGGGAGCCATGACACATTCAGCTCACAAGGGCATCGAGTTTAAAAGATCACCAAGCGATGGTTATGAAGCATCAGGAGGTGAAGATAGCGACCACATCCCTTCAAGAATCGTGCACAGATCGTCAAACTGGGGTAATGTCTTTCTGAATTCTAGTCAGGGAGGCCCTCCAGCTGATCTGCTCACGACATCATCTGAAGGTTTTGTTGCTAACGCAAATGTCTTCCTGAATTCTGATTCCTAA
- the LOC136504444 gene encoding vesicle transport protein GOT1-like translates to MVSFEMNDLKKIGLGLTGFGIFFSFLGIIFFFDKGLIAMGNILFLSGLGLTIGLKSTMQFFTKPKNYKGTISFGAGFFLVLIGWPFFGMLLEAYGFIVLFSGFWPTLAVFLQRIPIIGWIFQQPFVTSFLDRYRGKRVPV, encoded by the exons ATGGTTTCCTTCGAGATGAATGACCTCAAGA aGATTGGGCTTGGCCTGACAGGCTTTGGAATATTCTTCTCCTTTCTGGGAATCATATTCTTCTTTGACAAGGGGCTCATCGCAATGGGCAAT ATTCTTTTCCTGTCAGGTTTGGGTTTGACAATTGGTCTGAAATCAACTatgcagttcttcaccaagcCAAAGAATTACAAG GGTACTATCTCATTTGGTGCTGGTTTTTTTCTGGTTCTCATTGGGTGGCCATTTTTTGGCATGCTCTTAGAGGCATATGGCTTTATTGTACTCTTCAG TGGGTTCTGGCCAACACTTGCTGTGTTCTTGCAGAGGATTCCTATCATTGGCTGGATTTTCCAACAACCATTTGTGACATCG TTCCTTGACCGCTACAGAGGAAAACGTGTTCCGGTCTAG